AGTTCAACAGCGACAACGCTGCGGCCATCGAGCGCGGTGACGTGCAGGCGCTGACCGAGTCCAGCGCAGCCTTTATCGAGAAGGCGTCGGGCATCAAGAGCCGCTTTGTGATGGACAAGGACGGCATCCTTGACCCGCAACGCATGGCCCCACGCTTGCCTGAGCGCAGCAACGACGAGTGGTCGGTACTCTGCCAGATGGCCATCGGCGCTGCCGAACAAGCCTTGCAACGCGCCGGTAAGACCGCCGCCGACATCGATGGCGTGATCGTCGCCTGCTCCAACCTGCAGCGCGCCTACCCGGCCATCGCCATTGAAGTCCAGGAAGCCTTGGGCATTCAGGGTTTCGGCTTCGACATGAACGTGGCGTGTTCTTCGGCCACCTTCGGCATCCAGAACGCGGCCAACAGCATCCAGTTGGGCCAGGCTCGGGCGATCCTGATGGTCAACCCGGAAGTCTGCACCGGCCACTTGAATTTCCGCGACCGCGACAGCCATTTCATCTTCGGCGATGCGGCCACGGCGGTGATTCTTGAGCGTGCTGATCTGGCCACCTCCGAGCATCAGTTCGACGTGGTCAGTACCAAGCTGCTGACCAAGTTCTCCAACAACATTCGTAACAACTTCGGTTTCCTCAACCGCACCGCCGAAGAAGGCATCGGCGCGCCGGACAAGCTGTTCGTGCAGGAAGGTCGCAAAGTCTTCCGTGATGTCTGCCCGATGGTCGCCGAGTTGATCGGTTTACACCTGGAAGAAAACCAACTGAGCGTGACCGACGTGAAGCGCTTCTGGCTGCACCAGGCCAACCTGAGCATGAACCACTTGATTGTGAAGAAACTGCTGGGCCGAGAAGCCTCGGTGGAAGAAGCGCCGGTGATCCTTGATACTTACGCCAATACCAGCTCGGCGGGCTCGGTGATCGCGTTTCACACCTATCAGGACGATCTGCCCAAGGGCTCTGTTGCAGTGCTCAGCTCGTTTGGTGCGGGTTACTCGATTGGTAGCGTGATCCTGCGCAAGCGCTAATCTTTGGATCTGGCCCGATTTAATGTGGGAGCTGGCTTGCCTGCGATAGTATCGCCTCGGTGTATCTGAACTACCGGGGTGTCTGCATCGCAGGCAAGCCAGCTCCCACATCGACCGTATTCCAAAGTAATTAGAGGTAAACAATGGCAGCAGCGGACGACGCGCACCTGCTTGAACGGCTGCTCAAGGGCGAGCAGCGGGCCTACAAGGAACTGGTCACCACCTACCAGAGCGCCATGCGCGCGGTTGCCTATGCGATTGTCGGCCAGCGCCACGCCGATGAAGTGGTTCAGGACGCCTGGCTGTCGGTGGTGCGTAACCTGGCCAAGTTCGAAGGGCGCTCCAGCCTCAAGACCTGGCTGCTGACCATCACCGCCAACTCCGCCAAGGGCCGCTACAAACAGAACCGCCGGGAAGTGTTGCTCGACGATTTGCCTTCGCCCCACGGCACCATTGGTGATGACCGCTTCGTTCCCGACGACGGCCATTGGGCTGTTGCGCCTTACGCCTGGCACCAGGACACCCCGGAAGCCTTGCTGACCGAGGACGAACTGCGCAAATGCCTGGAGCACACGATCCTGAGTTTGTCGGAGCTGCAAAGCAGCGTATTGGTGTTGCGTGAACGTCAGGGCCTGGAGTTGGAGGAGATTTGTAATCTTCTGACCCTCTCGCTCTCCAATGTCCGTGTGCTGTTGCATCGAGCACGGCTTAAAGTCTTCGCCACGGTGGAGCATTTTGAGGAAACGGGCGAATGTTGACCTGTAAGGAACAAGTGGCGCGGTCCAGTGACTACCTCGATGGGCAATTGACCTTTCGAGAGCGTCTGCTGGTGCGTCATCACTTGATGTTCTGCCCCAACTGCCGGCGATTTATTCGTCAGATGCGCCTGCTGCAGGCGACATTGAAGATCATGCCGCAGGAGCCGGTAAAGGATGCTGATGCTTTGGCTGAGCGGTTGGCTGCCGAACGGCTCAAGGATCAGTAAAGGCGGGGTAAAGGCAGGCTCGCGTGGGTGAGTCGAACGGATGATGGGGATCGATCCGCCCACGCAAGGCTGTTGAAACCCCCTCGGGCCGTCCTGGCCCAAGGGTTATTGCACACACATTTAGAACTTGGCTTCAGCATCCAGCTGCAGGGTGTTGGTGTTGGCATCACGCTGCGTGCGGCTGGCGTAGTCAGCCTTGGTCAGGAAGTACGTGGCGCCGAGGGCGAAGTTCTTGTCGATGTCGTAGCTGACTTTGAGCTTGTGGCCGCGCGAACCGGTGGTGCCGTTGGCGAAGTCCGAATCGGTGAAGGCGCCTACGACCGCGTCACGCTGAGTATCGCGGTAGTTGTAGTCCAGGTTGAAACCGAACACCTTTGACTTGGCACCGATCAACCAGGCGGTGTCCTGATCGGTCACCGCATCGTTGTTTTTCACGTACTGGCCGTAGAACGCCAAAGGCACGGCCAGGCCGCCGATGTCGGCTTGGGCAAAGCCTTCATACAGGCGGAATTCGTTGTTGGCCGAGTTGCCGTTGACCGCCAGCGCGCATGGCGTGGTGGTGGTTGTGCAGCGGCTGTCCTTGTCATTCTGGTAGGCGTAGACACTGCCGCCCAGGGTCATCTTCAGGTTGTCGGTGAGCGAGAAGCGCGTGCCCAACTGGCCAGACGTCAGGCGCAGGTCGTGGCGAAATTGCACGCCGTCGCCGTCCACGTTGTCCTTGAGGTTGTAGTTACCCAGGCTGCCGAACAGCTCGGCGCTGGTACCCAATGGGTACTTGTAGGTGACGGCCAGGCCTTCAGGGTTGATGTCGCTATCCCAGATCACGTCGCCCATGTTCACCCACGGTTGCAGCATCTTGCCGCCGATCACGTGCAGATTCTTGATCTGGTCCGGGTGGTAGTCGATGTAGCCCAGGTCCAGCCAGATCGACTTCTTGTCGAAGTAGTTGTCCTGATCCTGGTTGGTGGAGCGCGCGTCATCGCTGCTGCCGGTGGCCACGCGGATGCCGGTGTCGACCTGGGAGTTGATCTCGGTGTAGGCGCCCAGGCGGGCACGGATACGCTGACGGTCTTTGTCGCGGCCGCCGTTGTTGGATTCGCCCTGGATTTTCACGGTTTCCTGACGGAAGCGCACATCGCCCTTGAGCTGGGTGCGCGCGGCCCAGGCCAGCTTCTGATCGAAGACGCTGAGGTCGTTGGTTTTCTTCGCGGTGGCCGCGATCTGCTCGTTGGTCTCTTGTTGAGCTTGCTGTGCGATCTGCTTTTCTTTCTGGTCCTTGGCTAATTCCGTTTGCAGTTCAGTGTACTGCGCAGCGGTGATCTGGCCGTTGGCCTTGAGCATGTCGAGCAATTTAGCGTCGACTGCAGCGCTGGCCGGAACGCTCAGGGCCAGCAACAGGCCGCCACACAGGGCCGCCGCAGTTTTAGTGGAAGCAAGACGCATATCAATCTCCGAAAGTGAGGAGGGATGGCAAACCATCCAGGACACAACCGACCGATGACGGACGGAAAATAGCCGCCTGGTAGAACCAGGCGCTCTAAAAACAGGCGTCAGTATCGCGATCGTTTATGACGGAGTAGTGGCTAAGTGATTTCACCTAGATGACAAATTATTTAATCTGGAACTAATCGTTTCCAGGTTTGTCTCGCTCGTTTCGAGGTGTGCCTGGCGCCGCGATAGGCGATACTCGCCAGGCTTTCATGCCAAGAAACAGTGAGGATGCCGATGCCGCTGCAACGCCTGGACAGCCTGTCCGCAATCGCCCCAGAGGTCTGGGATGCCCTGGTGCCGCAGGCACAGCCCTTTGTGCGGCATGCCTTCCTGAGTGCGCTGGAAGACAGCGCCAGCCTGGGCTCGCAGTCCGGTTGGCAGCCCGAGCATTTGTTGCATTGGGAGGGCGAGCGACTGGTGGCAGCCTTGCCCAGTTACCGCAAGTGGCACTCCTACGGCGAGTACGTGTTTGATCACGGCTGGGCGGATGCCTGTGAGCGCGCGGGCATCGAGTACTACCCGAAGTTGCTGGCGGCGGTGCCATTCAGTCCGGTGAGTGGCCCGCGCTTATTGGCCAGGAATGCCGAGGACGGGTTTGAGCTGCTGGGCAGCCTGCCCGGTTATCTGGAAATCGAAGGGCTCTCCAGTGCCCA
The window above is part of the Pseudomonas sp. KBS0710 genome. Proteins encoded here:
- a CDS encoding beta-ketoacyl-ACP synthase III; this encodes MHNVVISGTGLYTPANSISNEELVQSFNAYVQQFNSDNAAAIERGDVQALTESSAAFIEKASGIKSRFVMDKDGILDPQRMAPRLPERSNDEWSVLCQMAIGAAEQALQRAGKTAADIDGVIVACSNLQRAYPAIAIEVQEALGIQGFGFDMNVACSSATFGIQNAANSIQLGQARAILMVNPEVCTGHLNFRDRDSHFIFGDAATAVILERADLATSEHQFDVVSTKLLTKFSNNIRNNFGFLNRTAEEGIGAPDKLFVQEGRKVFRDVCPMVAELIGLHLEENQLSVTDVKRFWLHQANLSMNHLIVKKLLGREASVEEAPVILDTYANTSSAGSVIAFHTYQDDLPKGSVAVLSSFGAGYSIGSVILRKR
- a CDS encoding RNA polymerase sigma factor, which gives rise to MAAADDAHLLERLLKGEQRAYKELVTTYQSAMRAVAYAIVGQRHADEVVQDAWLSVVRNLAKFEGRSSLKTWLLTITANSAKGRYKQNRREVLLDDLPSPHGTIGDDRFVPDDGHWAVAPYAWHQDTPEALLTEDELRKCLEHTILSLSELQSSVLVLRERQGLELEEICNLLTLSLSNVRVLLHRARLKVFATVEHFEETGEC
- a CDS encoding anti-sigma factor, whose amino-acid sequence is MLTCKEQVARSSDYLDGQLTFRERLLVRHHLMFCPNCRRFIRQMRLLQATLKIMPQEPVKDADALAERLAAERLKDQ
- a CDS encoding putative porin, whose amino-acid sequence is MRLASTKTAAALCGGLLLALSVPASAAVDAKLLDMLKANGQITAAQYTELQTELAKDQKEKQIAQQAQQETNEQIAATAKKTNDLSVFDQKLAWAARTQLKGDVRFRQETVKIQGESNNGGRDKDRQRIRARLGAYTEINSQVDTGIRVATGSSDDARSTNQDQDNYFDKKSIWLDLGYIDYHPDQIKNLHVIGGKMLQPWVNMGDVIWDSDINPEGLAVTYKYPLGTSAELFGSLGNYNLKDNVDGDGVQFRHDLRLTSGQLGTRFSLTDNLKMTLGGSVYAYQNDKDSRCTTTTTPCALAVNGNSANNEFRLYEGFAQADIGGLAVPLAFYGQYVKNNDAVTDQDTAWLIGAKSKVFGFNLDYNYRDTQRDAVVGAFTDSDFANGTTGSRGHKLKVSYDIDKNFALGATYFLTKADYASRTQRDANTNTLQLDAEAKF